In Danio aesculapii chromosome 17, fDanAes4.1, whole genome shotgun sequence, the sequence ACTCAAATTAGGGCATTGCAACCCTAATGTAACCCTCATCACCGGTGAATTTGGAGCAGGAAAAAGGTTTAGATTGATGATCGCAATATAAATAaggtttatttgaatgttttcagACTCACTTGAGAAGGAATCTCTCTCTGTTAATTCTCTATTGGTCCTAATGACCGGCTGCAGATGCTGTGTGTAGTGGCCTCTTGCAGAGAAACTGACTGAAATGGGGCATGATATTGAATTTCAAATCAAACTCTTCTATTTGCAGCATAAAACAGTGGGTGGTTTGTCTATCTGCCACACTCATCTTTCATTCATAAAGTCACATTGCTTTTTAATAACAAATGTGAAGCCTTTTCCCTCCTTTTAATCGATTTCACAACCGTTTGAGTCAGTAAACCATGacttattgtttgtttgtgtgtgtgtgtgagagagacatgACTTCACTGCCCgcataaatacataatttatattttaataggtCATCTGTATCAGGTTGTGTTTTGGTGACCCTGGATTTTCCCTTTATGAGCACATGTGACTCGCTCAGAATGAAATTTACTGTCATTggacttttatttttatagattACCCATAAGACCGTTCAAATATTGATATATCATGTCATTTTTTCTCCTCAAGAATTTACAATGGCTGTTTTCCTTGTTGGCTGTCATCAATCATTATAGCACAATCTTTCCCCCCCcccacagtttttttttcttgatttgaaACCACATCTTCATTTATAATGAGCGCTTAGGGAGCACAGCTGCTGAAAGAAATCCCATTGCCACTGTAACTTTATTTTCGTGgcagttgttttcatgttttgtgaCAAGCAGATcacatttaatgaaaatatattaggATTCTGTGTCTGTCTCTGGCTCTATTTCCTTTCTCTGGCCTGCGACCTCTACCTTCACGAGTTTGCCTATGATTCATGTGGCATTTTAATTTCTCATTATTCACCTGTCTCCTCTCTTTTCTTTCCTTCTTCATATCATATGATGTTCCTGCATGTCTGAGAGGGCTGTGGATGAGAGCTGTGGATGATCACGCACAGAAGGTAATTGGAAGCACCAGTTTTGAGAATGCTGTGTATTGTTGTACTAATGATAGATCAGAATGCAAATATCATACTTCAGCACAATTTAGCATGATAAGCAgtcacatttcaaataaaataaattgttatacTTAGAGTAAACATTAATACATTTGAATTgtatagttattcattcattttccttcagcttatttccTTAATTCagtaggggtcgccacagcggaatgaaatgccaacttatccagcatatgttttacacagcgcatgcctttCCATCTGCAGcccaaaactgggaaacatccatacacactcattcacacacatacacctatggccaatttaattttgaattatatagaggaattaccaaccaaGTCACGCATGATGTCACACGGGTCCCCAGTTGCTAAAAGAGGCCGGTTGCAACAGCAAACATGtcaccgtacaccacactgcttttaatgccaaccgcagacgtctttggcttaAAGGGAGCTGAataagtgacgacctaattaaaaatcaCAGGAAAAAACATTGGTGTactttcatatcaggtaagttcacactatgctgaatcatacacattacttgttttCGATTGCAggaatgatttcagcaaaaacagttaaatagggtgaattaaactgcagacactgaatgcttagaataaaatgtaaaaatgtaagttgacataccctgctgtacatgggccgttcgctgtcagaatgcagttttgcttgttgatgattacccaggccttgtgtagctccatcttctttccttgtctgtggttaggcagaacctcggtttttagctctacaaagttttgaatctggtaatcatggaacattatttcttgcacatgaccacacagaacaaaattgttggcatccaaagactggagtgcctttaacttctctctcgTAAAATCACTTGgtgtttcaatgagatagttgtatatttcgggctggatgcttggccatttcgtcttaacCAATATCCATTGGAAGGGTGCTATACCACAAATAGATCTGTCAGACGaatgccgctcactttaacgttaatgtTGCAGagtaactgtgcttatcactgatgtgcttaatacactgaaagcattatgtaaataatatatataatgtataatcaatataacttatttctaatacaacaacaatccgctgtgtaaagcatatgctggatatgttggcggttcattccactgtggcgacccctgattaataaagagactaagccgaaggaaatatAACAATGAATGTTTGTTGTACCAAATGTGTAAGTCgttgtgtttaatgtttaaaaaacatttaaaaacttttttttaaaaagttactaaTTAATTCTGGAAATGTTACAATATTTTATCTATAACTATTATGACATGTTTTGCACCATCATTTTGAGAAAGAGTATGAAAGCATGCTTAGAGTCAGCCCAAAAACGTAAAATTCCTATAGCAGTATCTACTAATTTTATTCATGCCACAGTGCATGCTGGGGAACATCCTTAATAATCAGCAACAGAAACGTTTGGTATGCAGCAGTTCATTCCAGAAACTACCAGGGGAGTATATTGTAGGTTTTACATTTGGATGTAGGTTCTCAATTATTTATTGTGAAGCTATATGCtggattgtttttatttacagcaCACACATGTTTCTACACACACAGCTGCATGCTCTGGCCATTGGGGTTTTTGAAAGGTCTTGGTGGGTCAGGCTGGATTGAGGTTGCAGTGTCACTCAAAGCCTTTGTTCTGAGAAGATGAAACACTTTGCGAGCCAGGTGATGCTCAGAGCAACGTCTTTTTATCAATACATTTTTCCCCCTCGGTTTTCAATTTGTTTTGAAGAGCTTCGAGACTGAAGAATTTCTGACTGAAAGCAGGATGACTGTGAAAAGCAAATCAGCCGAAATGGCTTCATCCTTGCGCAAGTTCACTCTCTCGCTCTgacacagaaacaaaacaaattgctGGAAAATTGCTCAAAATAACCCTTTTAATCTGTAAGGCAAAAGTCAGGCTTTATATATGGGAATCaaagaatataaaaacaaagcagatgtGCTTTTCTTgaggtttttaatttttcttacaaatttgaaaattaataaaacatattattaagAATATAACAGACAGGTAAAGCTCTAAATTATATCCACCATCATAGATGTTTTATCATTTGTTAATGTTGTTCTTTTGCTTTAGAATTTACCTTCTGAGCTGCCTATGTGTGTCATGATCATATTCGTCTTTCTTGTGCTTACCAGATCAACTATGCAAAAAAATCTACTTAATCACCCATGCAATGTTATACAACAAGGTCAGTTTTACACAAGAGGATCTGAGgatgagatttcagctgctgcgGTCTTAATGCCCACATTCCTGTTTGTGATATTTTGCATTTTAGCATGAGAATGTCTATTCATCGCATAATGCACACTACTGTGAAGTAGGTTAGAAACAGGGAGGAGTTGAGACATAAATCACTCAATGACCTGCTTGTCCTGTGAACAATTACCTTCAAACAGTAAAAATATCAGATTACTTGACCTCAGAATATGAATGCACTTCATGAAGACAACTGATGATTGGGTGATTAAAATTAcagtcacagaaaaaaaaattatgtttatacaCTTTATGTTCAGAATCAATAACCTTAATCTGGACGTGCAAACTCTGAAGCCTATTACAGGATTCTTGGATGAATGACTGAAAATATATGTCATTAACTTTTGAATGCAGAAAGAGTTTTAGACGTTTGACAGAACAAATGCTTCTGCTTTTTATGGTTGAAATTACATTTCTAGATATGTGAATTGAGCATGTATGCTTGGAAGTGAATGTAAAGAAGACAGATATTCAATAGGATGCCATAGAAAGCATGTGGCATGTCATTAacagatctaaaacagatctaaaataaAGCAGTTGACAGAAAGGTGCAAAGATAATGTGATTTTCCTGCAATGATTTGTATAGATACGTGATCTGCAGAGATTTTCAATTGAATTttctcacttaaaaaaaacatcatttcaaATGTGCATTGGAAAAATAACATGAACTTGACTGAAATACTTGtgcttaatcatattattaaattaaaagaataaaaaataggaTGCAGGTGAACCACTGAGATCAATATGGGACATGTGACCTAGTTTATGCATTCCTGTAGTTTTATCATTCCACCTGCATCAATAAACTAAAAAGTCTTTTGGAGGAATCATTTATACAAACGGTTATTGAGGTTTGCCTCCTGATATCCAATATTCAGATGTATAAGTAAATGTGCTATGAAGTAGTAAACAGTAACAGTATTTATGTTTTGCTAATATGCAACATTTAATACTGTAAGCGATCGAGCGGCGTAAAAAGCTACTGTTTCTATGGTTTAGCAAACTGACTGTTTTGGTACTTCACGAATAACCTAACGTTGCCGATACTTTTTTGGTCGCTGAAAAGTTCATTTAAAAGCTTTCTTTCAAGAACTGAATCTGTTCAGTACTTTGTAAAACATTCAACCATTTGTTTTGGTTTGCTTTGGAAAGGTAAATGACCTCTTGACCCCCCCTGAGTCATTCAGTAATGATTTGGCCTGGGATTCCCTCGCACTCCATGAGTCCCGTCGAAGTGAATGGTGTGATCGTGTCCAGTGAAATCTCCCCGTCGCACTCAAACTGCCCGATGTTCGGTAACAGCATGTTTTTGTGATTCCGAGAAACGTTCGAGGTGACAGAGTCCTTGTCAAACGGGAGACTCTGCTCCTCTCGGGTGTTCGGCATCTGGACAGCAAGCGGTTGCGCTTCTTTCTGAAGGGTCGTGTCGTGGTGATAGGACACCAGCTCGTTACTGAAGTTCACCGTCTCCACGGCGGTGCTGGGGAAAATTTTATTGCAGCCCAAAATCGAGGAGAACGCCTTCCTGAAGTCCGCGTTAAACGCGTAGATGACGGGGTTGAGGGAGGAATTGGCCCATCCGAACCACACGAATATGGTGAAGGTCGTGTCACTGACGCACTGGCAGAATGGTACCATGCAGTTGAGCACGAAAAACGGCAGCCAGCAAAACACAAAGACCCCCATTATGATAGAAAGTGTTTTCAAAACTTTGGTCTCTTTCTTGAAGGTGGTTTTCAGCGAGTTCTCGTTGGAGCAGTCGTTGGACTGGTGGTGGTTTTGCGCGTGTTCCACCGCTCTCTCCAAAGAGGAGATCCTGCGGATCTGCGTTTGCGCAATACGGAATATCCTCGTGTACGTGGCGATCATGATGATTACGGGGATGTAGAAACTTATAAGCGAAGACGAGATGGCATAGGTCCTGTTCAGGTTGGCTTTGCAGTTGTCGCTGTAGTCTGTGCCGTTTCCCCCTGCGCCCTCCTCGTCGTCATCAGCCATGTGCCAATTGAGCTGAACTGGGATGAAGGAGATTAGGATGGACAGGGTCCACGCCACTCCAATCATCATGAAAGCCACCCGGTGGGTCATTTTGCGCTCGTATCGGAACGGACTCGCAATGGCCCAGTAGCGGTCCACGCTGATAATGCACAGGTTGAGGATGGACGCGGTGGAGCACATGAtgtcaaaagcaatccagatgcCGCAAAACCGGCCGAAAAGCCATGTGCCAGCCACCGCGGATATTGCCTCCCACGGCATCACCAGAACGGCCACGAAGAGATCTGAAACGGCCAGAGAAATGACGAAAAAGTTGGTTACTTTGGAGCGCAGGTGTCTGAATTTGACCACGGCGGCACACACGAGCGTGTTCCCTAAAAGCGTGGAGACGATCAGGAGGAAGAGCACAAAACCAAGTAGAGCGCGCACGCTGTTCTGCCCGTCTCCATCCTCTCGCTCCTGCGCTCCGTGCGCGCGGTCCTGCGTGTGATTTGTACCGTTCTCCATTTCTAAGATCGTATCCATTAATACAGCATATCACCAAAGCCAGTCAGCTACATTGTTTAAGTTAGTCTTCAGGAGAGACCTGTCCGATATCCAGCTCTGTCCCATGTTGGCAAGTTGGGATAACTGCGTCCGTTCTCGGTGCTGTGTGCGTGGAATGACCCACATTTACGCGCTAGTGCGTCTCGCTCGAGAAGTTCTTGCTTTGTGATTGGTTTATGTCCACACCGCTGACTCTGTGTGATCAGCACCGACATTCCTTCTCTCCGAATGACTAGTTGCCAATTAACCTGAAAT encodes:
- the LOC130244552 gene encoding D(1)-like dopamine receptor; the encoded protein is MDTILEMENGTNHTQDRAHGAQEREDGDGQNSVRALLGFVLFLLIVSTLLGNTLVCAAVVKFRHLRSKVTNFFVISLAVSDLFVAVLVMPWEAISAVAGTWLFGRFCGIWIAFDIMCSTASILNLCIISVDRYWAIASPFRYERKMTHRVAFMMIGVAWTLSILISFIPVQLNWHMADDDEEGAGGNGTDYSDNCKANLNRTYAISSSLISFYIPVIIMIATYTRIFRIAQTQIRRISSLERAVEHAQNHHQSNDCSNENSLKTTFKKETKVLKTLSIIMGVFVFCWLPFFVLNCMVPFCQCVSDTTFTIFVWFGWANSSLNPVIYAFNADFRKAFSSILGCNKIFPSTAVETVNFSNELVSYHHDTTLQKEAQPLAVQMPNTREEQSLPFDKDSVTSNVSRNHKNMLLPNIGQFECDGEISLDTITPFTSTGLMECEGIPGQIITE